A stretch of Aureispira sp. CCB-E DNA encodes these proteins:
- a CDS encoding proline dehydrogenase family protein, with the protein MAKVDFSDTAIAFERKSNKELKQTAWLFKMMNNNFLVNIGSNMTLLALKLRMPIKGIIKKTIFKQFCGGATLDECRKSIQELGVYQVASILDYGAEGKEDDAAFDLTVEESVKSIRFAAQQDTVPVISCKVTGLAQNELLEKMTAQKTLSEKETAQYQKALDRLDKICKEAYDNKVALFIDAEESWIQDAIDDMTDIMMERYNKKYVTIYNTFQMYRHDRLAFLKKSFALAQEKGYILGAKLVRGAYMEKERQRASDKGYPSPIQPNKAATDTDYNAAVKFCVENYQQIASCVASHNEYSTQYQLELMEKMNISKKHTHFNFCQLYGMSDNLTFNLAKAGYNVAKYIPFGPVKDVIPYLIRRAQENSSVDGEVSRELGMINKELRRRKNA; encoded by the coding sequence ATGGCTAAAGTTGATTTTTCGGATACAGCTATCGCTTTTGAGCGTAAATCCAATAAAGAGTTAAAACAAACGGCTTGGTTGTTTAAAATGATGAACAACAATTTTTTGGTAAATATTGGTAGTAATATGACCTTATTGGCTTTAAAACTAAGAATGCCTATCAAAGGAATTATAAAGAAAACTATTTTTAAACAATTCTGTGGTGGTGCGACCTTAGACGAATGTAGAAAAAGTATTCAGGAACTAGGTGTATACCAAGTTGCTTCTATCTTGGACTATGGAGCAGAAGGGAAAGAAGATGATGCCGCTTTTGATCTTACCGTTGAAGAATCAGTCAAATCAATTCGTTTTGCTGCCCAACAAGATACCGTGCCTGTTATTAGTTGCAAAGTAACTGGATTGGCTCAAAATGAGTTATTAGAAAAAATGACCGCTCAAAAAACACTTTCCGAAAAAGAAACTGCTCAATATCAAAAAGCACTGGATCGCTTGGATAAGATTTGCAAAGAAGCTTACGACAATAAAGTGGCCTTATTTATTGATGCGGAAGAAAGTTGGATTCAAGATGCTATTGATGACATGACTGATATCATGATGGAGCGCTATAACAAAAAGTATGTAACGATTTACAATACGTTTCAGATGTATCGCCATGATCGACTAGCTTTTCTAAAAAAATCTTTTGCGCTGGCCCAAGAAAAGGGGTATATTTTGGGAGCCAAGCTAGTCCGTGGGGCTTATATGGAAAAAGAACGTCAACGTGCTTCCGACAAAGGGTACCCTTCTCCTATTCAGCCTAATAAAGCGGCGACAGATACAGATTATAATGCTGCTGTTAAATTTTGTGTAGAAAACTACCAACAAATTGCCTCTTGTGTGGCTTCTCATAACGAATACAGTACTCAATACCAACTAGAGCTCATGGAGAAAATGAATATTTCTAAAAAACATACTCATTTTAATTTTTGTCAATTATATGGTATGAGTGATAATTTGACGTTTAACTTAGCCAAAGCAGGGTATAATGTCGCTAAATATATTCCTTTTGGTCCTGTTAAAGATGTGATTCCTTATCTTATCCGTCGAGCACAAGAAAATTCCTCTGTCGATGGTGAAGTTAGTCGAGAATTGGGTATGATTAATAAGGAACTGAGACGTAGAAAGAACGCTTAA